In a single window of the Portunus trituberculatus isolate SZX2019 chromosome 1, ASM1759143v1, whole genome shotgun sequence genome:
- the LOC123509034 gene encoding uncharacterized protein LOC123509034, translating into MNTKKYKFTTTVVILSKQQSFRANFDCTPRGTGRRTGRLHLAHLYKILSKILRSDFSTAACSKEARNAAWRSNSVEVSAVSDILRTEECQKHWHIIKSEARRNTCKQREAMTATDGGPPANPPLSQHNELIFEI; encoded by the exons GTATAAATTTACCACCACTGTTGTCATCTTGTCAAAACAACAATCATTTCGCGCCAACTTTGACTGCACaccaagaggaacaggaagacgaacTGGACGCCTTCATCTGGCCCACCTATACAAAATTCTCTCAAAAATACTCCGGAGCGACTTCTCCACAGCTGCCTGCTCCAAGGAAGCCAGAAATGCTGCTTGGAGGAGCAATAGTGTGGAGGTGTCTGCCGTGTCAGACATTCTCCGCACTGAGGAGTGCCAGAAACATTGGCATATTATAAAATCTGAGGCAAGACGGAACACCTGCAAGCAGAGAGAAGCCATGACTGCCACAG ATGGTGGACCTCCTgccaaccctcctctctctcagcacaatgAGTTAATCTTTGAGATTTAG